The following is a genomic window from bacterium.
CACAATCCGGTTTTCCCGCACTTCGAGGACGGTGATCTCCAGATCGCCGCTGTACACCCGCTCGCGGGGCCGGGGAATCCGGCCGAGCAAGGTGAAAACGAAACCGCCCAGCGAGTTCGCCTGAATCTCCCCGGGAAAAGACCAACCCGTCACGCTGGTGAAATCGTTGAGGGGGGCCACCGCCTGGCAGAGGTAGGAGCCGTCGGGCAGAAGTTGAATTTCCTGGTCGCCGTCAATGTCGTACTCATCGCGGATCTCTCCGAAAATCTCCTCCAGAAGATCCGTCATCGTCACCAGGCCGGCCACCCCGCCGTATTCGTCCGCGATGATGGCGATGTGCGTCCGCTGCTTGCGAAAAACGCGGAAGAGTTCATCGAGCTTCAGGCCCTGCGGCACCACCAGGGGCTTGCGGAGCATATTCTCCGTCACAATCTCATCGGGCCCGAAATTCTTCCGGCGCACCGTCCGGAGAAAATCCTTCGCGTAGAGTACCCCCACAATATGATCCCGGTCTCCCCGGTAAATCGGGATTCGCGAGTGCGGAGTGTTTCGCAGGCGGTTCACCGTCTCGGCAATCGAGAGGTCCGCCTCCCAGCAGACCATGTCCGTCCGGGGAACGATCGCCTCGCTTACGCGCCTGTCGTGGAATTCAAAAATGTTCCGGATGTAGGTCCGCTCCGCAGCGCCGAGCTCTCCCTCTTCAAGGCCCGCATCCACCAGGGCGAGAAATTCGTCCTCGAGGAGGATGTTGCTCGGGGCGCGCGGCGGCGCTCCCATGAGGCGAAGAATGCCGTTGGATATCTGAAGAAACACCCAGCGAAGGGGATAGATCGCGCGGGCAAACATCCCGATCGGAATCACCAGAAACCGCGCGAACATCTCGGGGAAGCGCGCCGCCACCGATTTCGGGGTGACCTCTCCGAAAATCACAAGAATGGGAATCATGACCACCGCCGAGTAGCGGCCCATCTCTTCGCCGAAAAGGGCCACGACCGTACCGGTGAAAACCGCCGAGGCCGCAAT
Proteins encoded in this region:
- a CDS encoding hemolysin family protein, with the translated sequence MEADITFRLLAFLILIGLSAGFSASETAFFSLGKPRLQAFRTRGSGIEQRVAALLDRPRRLIISILMGNEIVNIAASAVFTGTVVALFGEEMGRYSAVVMIPILVIFGEVTPKSVAARFPEMFARFLVIPIGMFARAIYPLRWVFLQISNGILRLMGAPPRAPSNILLEDEFLALVDAGLEEGELGAAERTYIRNIFEFHDRRVSEAIVPRTDMVCWEADLSIAETVNRLRNTPHSRIPIYRGDRDHIVGVLYAKDFLRTVRRKNFGPDEIVTENMLRKPLVVPQGLKLDELFRVFRKQRTHIAIIADEYGGVAGLVTMTDLLEEIFGEIRDEYDIDGDQEIQLLPDGSYLCQAVAPLNDFTSVTGWSFPGEIQANSLGGFVFTLLGRIPRPRERVYSGDLEITVLEVRENRIVRLRVSQRGGAGT